A single Natrinema pellirubrum DSM 15624 DNA region contains:
- a CDS encoding translation initiation factor IF-6, with the protein MQRLAFAGSAYVGVFARATDSCVLVRHDVDDDVVADLSDELEVPVVPTTVGGSSTVGALATGNENGLLVSSRVLEYELETLADEIDVPVAELPGSINAAGNVVLANDYGAYVHPDLPREAIQIVEDTLEVPVERGDLAGVRTVGTAAVATNTGVLCHPKATDAELDALEEALDVRADVGTVNYGAPLVGSGLIANEAGYVVGEDTTGPELGRIEDALGYLD; encoded by the coding sequence TTGCAACGCCTCGCCTTCGCCGGGTCGGCCTACGTCGGCGTCTTCGCCCGCGCGACCGACTCGTGCGTACTCGTTCGCCACGATGTCGACGACGACGTCGTCGCCGATCTGTCCGACGAACTCGAGGTCCCCGTCGTTCCCACGACCGTCGGCGGCTCCTCGACGGTCGGTGCCCTAGCGACGGGTAACGAGAACGGCCTGCTCGTCAGTTCCCGGGTCCTCGAGTACGAACTCGAGACCCTCGCGGACGAGATCGACGTGCCCGTCGCCGAACTGCCCGGCAGTATCAATGCCGCCGGCAACGTCGTCCTCGCGAACGATTACGGGGCCTACGTCCATCCGGACCTGCCCCGCGAGGCGATCCAGATCGTCGAAGACACCCTCGAGGTCCCCGTCGAGCGTGGCGACCTCGCCGGGGTCCGGACCGTCGGGACCGCCGCGGTAGCGACCAACACCGGCGTCCTCTGTCACCCGAAAGCTACCGACGCCGAACTCGACGCGCTCGAGGAGGCCCTGGACGTCCGGGCCGACGTCGGCACGGTCAACTACGGCGCGCCGCTGGTCGGCTCCGGCCTGATCGCCAACGAGGCCGGCTACGTCGTCGGCGAGGACACGACCGGCCCCGAACTCGGCCGGATCGAGGACGCGCTGGGCTATCTCGACTGA
- a CDS encoding 50S ribosomal protein L31e, whose amino-acid sequence MSASDFEERVVTVPLRDVKKGANHEAADYAMRLVREHLAKHFAVEEDAIRLDPSINEEVWSNGRSNPPRKLRVRAARFDEEGEAVVEAEVAD is encoded by the coding sequence ATGAGTGCAAGTGATTTCGAGGAACGCGTCGTCACCGTTCCCCTGCGAGACGTCAAGAAGGGCGCGAACCACGAGGCCGCCGACTACGCGATGCGACTAGTCCGCGAACACCTCGCGAAACACTTCGCGGTCGAGGAAGACGCCATCCGACTGGACCCTTCGATCAACGAGGAAGTCTGGTCGAACGGGCGCTCGAACCCGCCGCGAAAGCTTCGCGTCCGCGCGGCCCGCTTCGACGAAGAGGGCGAAGCGGTCGTCGAAGCCGAGGTCGCCGACTAA
- a CDS encoding 50S ribosomal protein L39e, with protein MGKKSKGKKKRLAKLENQNSRVPAWVMMKTDMEVQRNPKRRNWRRNDTDE; from the coding sequence ATGGGTAAGAAATCGAAGGGCAAGAAGAAGCGACTTGCCAAACTCGAGAACCAGAACAGCCGCGTGCCGGCCTGGGTCATGATGAAGACGGACATGGAAGTCCAGCGCAACCCCAAGCGACGCAACTGGCGGCGCAACGACACTGACGAGTAA
- a CDS encoding M48 family metallopeptidase, which translates to MEQALVLRMICSLLLLFVAIVGFVGALWAVFVGFFLFARTSLSTAMLLSIIPTVLLLLWIIVLECRGTREIEQAATATPVTVEEYPELYATVNRVSSIFGIPAPTISISDSLAPEAMVIGVRPTTSRLILSEGLLDTLDAAELEAVIAHELAHVKNRDATVMTIVSVPMILSAGIAARTRDLARHRVPVAIILGAVGRAVVPVTKAIITVCSRTRELAADKAAVEVLGSGAPLASALRTLDQQIQETPSQDLRNARAVSSLSILPFESYNREEVLGYWYEENIKPFCWSIRKPLLRLESRLFRTHPPTEKRVEMILNYESRK; encoded by the coding sequence GTGGAACAAGCCCTCGTTTTGAGGATGATCTGTTCATTGCTACTATTGTTCGTGGCTATTGTCGGATTTGTTGGCGCCCTATGGGCTGTATTTGTCGGCTTTTTCCTATTTGCTCGGACATCTCTTTCCACTGCGATGCTTCTTTCAATTATTCCGACAGTTTTGTTACTCCTCTGGATCATCGTCCTCGAGTGTCGTGGAACGAGGGAAATCGAGCAAGCGGCAACTGCGACACCAGTGACGGTCGAAGAATATCCTGAACTCTATGCCACTGTAAATCGAGTTTCATCGATATTCGGGATACCAGCACCTACTATTTCAATTTCAGATAGTTTGGCACCCGAGGCAATGGTTATCGGTGTTCGACCGACGACCAGCCGGCTGATTCTTTCTGAGGGATTACTCGACACCCTCGATGCAGCTGAACTCGAGGCTGTAATCGCTCACGAACTGGCACACGTAAAGAACCGTGATGCAACGGTCATGACGATCGTTTCAGTACCGATGATACTCTCGGCTGGGATCGCCGCTCGAACGCGGGATCTAGCTCGACACCGGGTCCCCGTTGCAATCATTCTGGGCGCTGTTGGCCGTGCAGTGGTACCGGTCACGAAGGCGATCATCACTGTTTGCTCTCGAACTCGAGAACTCGCAGCAGACAAAGCAGCCGTCGAGGTACTTGGCTCAGGTGCACCGTTAGCGAGTGCACTTCGAACACTCGATCAGCAGATTCAGGAGACGCCCTCTCAGGACCTCCGGAATGCACGTGCAGTATCGTCGCTCTCGATCCTCCCATTCGAGTCGTACAACCGGGAAGAAGTATTGGGGTACTGGTATGAAGAGAATATAAAACCGTTCTGCTGGTCAATACGAAAGCCTTTGTTACGCCTTGAATCACGGCTATTTCGGACACATCCACCTACTGAAAAGCGGGTTGAGATGATTTTGAACTACGAAAGTCGGAAATGA
- the thpR gene encoding RNA 2',3'-cyclic phosphodiesterase translates to MRLFASVDLPDDLAEPVADLQDEFADASGLEFTDPAQAHVTMKFLGDVDEDRLPALERALETAVTDAAVDPFTVRYGGLGVFPSLEYISVVWLGVADGSEELTRLHEAIEDRTTAMGFDPEDHNFTPHVTLARMTHAGGKELVQELVEEREPAIGEARVDEVRLTESTLTDEGPVYSTVASFPLG, encoded by the coding sequence ATGCGACTGTTCGCCAGCGTCGACCTCCCCGACGACCTCGCTGAGCCGGTCGCCGACCTCCAAGACGAGTTCGCGGACGCGAGCGGCCTCGAGTTCACCGACCCGGCACAGGCCCACGTCACGATGAAGTTCCTCGGTGACGTGGACGAGGACCGACTGCCGGCCCTCGAGCGGGCACTCGAGACGGCGGTTACCGACGCCGCCGTCGACCCCTTCACGGTTCGCTACGGCGGGCTGGGTGTCTTCCCGAGTCTCGAGTACATCAGCGTCGTCTGGCTGGGCGTCGCGGACGGCAGCGAGGAGTTGACCCGGCTGCACGAGGCCATCGAGGACCGAACGACGGCAATGGGGTTCGACCCCGAAGATCACAACTTTACGCCACACGTCACGCTCGCCCGGATGACTCACGCCGGCGGGAAGGAACTGGTCCAAGAACTCGTTGAGGAGCGCGAGCCGGCGATCGGCGAGGCCCGCGTCGACGAGGTCCGCCTCACCGAGAGTACCCTCACCGACGAGGGACCGGTCTATTCGACCGTGGCGTCGTTCCCGCTCGGATGA
- a CDS encoding hydroxysqualene dehydroxylase, producing the protein MTDVAVLGGGIGGLTAAHELAERGLEVTVFEANDRFGGKARSMPITDEPDALQGEHGFRFFPAFYRHVVETMERIPDGDGVVADNLVETEATLIASTDGQERIAETTTPDSVRGWLAALRPAFAEDLPREDVRYLLERLLYLLTACHQRREEELDDISWWEFIDAENRSPEFRDRLAYATQALVALRPQVGSARTVGTIYLQLLFGQLDPTEPTERILNAPTNEAWIDPWLAHLESLGVEFRPNTPVRALEFDGRRITGATLADGETVAADDYVLAVPVEVATEFVTPQLRRAAPELGRIERLETAWMNGIQFYLSTDVELTRGHQVYADAPWALTSISQRQFWTDDALEGRGPDEVEGVLSVIASDWDTPGIVHEKPARECTREEIAEEIWAQLKAHLNGPNERLRDDHLVDWFLDPSIVETDEGVENRSPLLINTVGSLRNRPPADVGVRNLALASDYVRTNSDLASMESANEAGRRAANAVFDRRGARCSRARVWDLEEPGVFEPFKRQDRVRYRLGLPHPAAVTQSLRGVTRRLGERI; encoded by the coding sequence ATGACCGACGTAGCCGTCCTCGGCGGCGGGATCGGCGGCCTCACCGCGGCCCACGAACTCGCCGAGCGGGGACTCGAGGTGACCGTCTTCGAGGCCAACGACCGCTTCGGCGGCAAAGCGCGCTCGATGCCGATCACGGACGAGCCGGACGCGCTGCAGGGCGAACACGGCTTCCGGTTCTTCCCGGCGTTCTACCGGCACGTCGTCGAGACGATGGAGCGGATCCCCGACGGCGACGGGGTCGTCGCGGACAACCTCGTCGAGACCGAAGCGACCCTGATCGCGAGTACCGACGGTCAGGAACGGATCGCCGAGACGACAACGCCCGACTCGGTCCGTGGCTGGCTCGCGGCGCTGCGCCCGGCCTTCGCCGAGGACCTGCCCCGGGAGGACGTTCGATACCTCCTCGAGCGACTGCTGTACCTGCTGACGGCCTGCCATCAGCGACGCGAGGAGGAACTCGACGATATCTCGTGGTGGGAGTTCATCGATGCCGAGAACCGCTCGCCGGAGTTTCGTGACCGGCTGGCCTACGCCACGCAGGCGCTGGTCGCGCTCCGACCGCAGGTCGGCAGCGCCCGGACCGTCGGGACGATCTACCTGCAGCTGCTCTTCGGTCAGCTCGATCCGACCGAACCGACAGAGCGAATCCTGAACGCGCCGACCAACGAGGCCTGGATCGACCCCTGGCTCGCCCACCTCGAGTCGCTGGGCGTCGAGTTCCGGCCGAACACGCCCGTTCGAGCCCTCGAGTTCGACGGCCGGCGGATCACGGGCGCGACGCTGGCCGACGGTGAGACGGTCGCGGCCGACGACTACGTGCTGGCGGTGCCGGTCGAGGTCGCCACCGAGTTCGTCACGCCCCAACTGCGCCGCGCCGCGCCGGAACTGGGGCGGATCGAACGCCTCGAGACGGCCTGGATGAACGGGATCCAGTTTTACCTCTCGACGGACGTCGAACTGACGCGGGGCCATCAGGTCTACGCGGACGCCCCGTGGGCGCTGACCTCGATCTCCCAGCGGCAGTTCTGGACGGACGACGCCCTCGAAGGCCGCGGTCCGGACGAGGTCGAGGGCGTCCTCTCGGTGATCGCCTCCGACTGGGACACGCCGGGAATCGTCCACGAGAAACCGGCCCGGGAGTGTACCCGCGAGGAGATCGCCGAGGAGATCTGGGCGCAGCTGAAGGCCCATCTGAACGGCCCCAACGAGCGACTGCGGGACGACCATCTCGTCGACTGGTTCCTCGATCCGTCGATCGTGGAGACGGACGAGGGAGTGGAGAACCGCTCGCCGCTCCTTATCAACACCGTCGGCTCGCTCCGGAACCGGCCGCCGGCCGACGTCGGCGTCCGAAACCTCGCGCTGGCCAGCGACTACGTGCGGACGAACTCGGATCTGGCCTCGATGGAGTCGGCCAACGAGGCCGGCCGACGGGCGGCAAATGCCGTCTTCGACCGCCGCGGTGCCCGCTGCTCGCGGGCGCGGGTCTGGGATCTCGAGGAGCCCGGCGTGTTCGAACCGTTCAAGCGCCAGGACCGTGTCCGGTACCGGCTCGGGCTCCCCCATCCGGCCGCGGTCACCCAGTCGCTGCGGGGCGTGACCAGGCGGCTCGGCGAGCGGATCTGA
- a CDS encoding tetratricopeptide repeat protein, producing MTDRDDDRDHQFSEGEGFGDPYEEFDLDPPELGVDPSKVDPVDSRVVTDTLDKHNIDSDEVDATELLDVGLNYMQINRYEQATEAFERTARYAEDDRLEQEAWVNKGVAHAELEEYDEAIGAHREALRIDDESEHAATAETNLAYALWEFGETSEALEHAERAIEIDERFAAGWFNRAFFLSERGLSEEALHCIDNAIRLGLRNAKVLEEKAEILEELGEFDQAEEIAEEANEMRELAEQEMMDDRKETLGGGQGGPGGMGAGPGAGGQPGLGTGRQSRPQQGDIGLEDLGLGDLGTGDEDEDREWELE from the coding sequence ATGACTGACCGAGACGACGATCGCGACCATCAGTTCTCCGAGGGCGAGGGCTTCGGCGATCCCTACGAGGAGTTCGATCTGGATCCGCCGGAACTCGGCGTCGACCCCTCGAAGGTCGACCCCGTCGACTCCCGCGTCGTCACCGACACGCTGGACAAACACAACATCGATTCGGACGAGGTCGACGCCACCGAGCTGCTCGACGTCGGCCTGAACTACATGCAGATCAACCGCTACGAGCAGGCCACCGAGGCCTTTGAGCGGACCGCCCGTTACGCCGAGGACGACCGTCTCGAGCAGGAGGCCTGGGTCAACAAGGGCGTCGCCCACGCCGAACTCGAGGAGTACGACGAGGCGATCGGAGCCCACCGCGAGGCGCTGCGGATCGACGACGAGAGCGAACACGCCGCCACCGCCGAGACGAACCTCGCCTACGCGCTCTGGGAGTTCGGCGAAACCTCGGAGGCGCTCGAACACGCCGAACGCGCCATCGAGATCGACGAACGCTTCGCCGCCGGCTGGTTCAACCGCGCGTTCTTCCTCTCGGAACGGGGCCTCTCGGAGGAGGCCTTACACTGTATCGACAACGCGATCCGGCTGGGCCTGCGCAACGCGAAGGTCCTCGAGGAGAAAGCCGAGATCCTCGAGGAACTCGGCGAGTTCGATCAGGCCGAGGAGATCGCCGAGGAGGCAAACGAGATGCGCGAGCTGGCCGAACAGGAGATGATGGACGACCGCAAGGAAACCCTCGGCGGCGGTCAGGGCGGCCCCGGCGGCATGGGTGCCGGACCGGGAGCCGGCGGCCAGCCCGGACTCGGGACCGGCCGGCAGTCCCGCCCCCAGCAGGGCGACATCGGGCTCGAGGACCTGGGACTGGGCGACCTCGGCACCGGCGACGAGGACGAGGATCGCGAGTGGGAACTCGAGTGA
- a CDS encoding DUF424 domain-containing protein — protein sequence MIVNERDTQEGLLVAVCDEDVLGETFEEGDLSLTVTEEFYGGDAVEEDAVVESLAQADVANIVGTRAVELAVEEGFIDEANVLEVGTTLHAQLLRMQ from the coding sequence ATGATCGTCAACGAGCGCGACACTCAGGAGGGGCTGCTGGTTGCGGTCTGCGACGAGGACGTGCTGGGCGAGACCTTCGAGGAGGGCGACCTCTCGCTGACCGTCACCGAGGAGTTCTACGGCGGCGACGCAGTGGAAGAGGACGCCGTCGTCGAGAGCCTCGCGCAGGCCGACGTGGCCAACATCGTCGGTACCCGCGCCGTCGAACTCGCCGTCGAGGAGGGCTTTATCGACGAGGCGAACGTCCTCGAGGTGGGGACGACGCTGCACGCGCAGTTGCTGCGGATGCAGTAG
- a CDS encoding ABC transporter permease, with amino-acid sequence MTSHIPTVARKEFDDAGRSKLLWTLIGLLVGLVAIGYTAIWYTVDDVTAAEVLNFLGLPLQVIIPVAALIAGYMAVVGERRSGSIKLLLGLPPNRTDVVFGKLLGRTAVVGVAVGLAFLASLVLGAVFFGSVPFADWLGFAAVSVLFGTTFVGLAVGVSAAVSSRGKSMAVVVGCYMVFVALWELLTAGPYYLLYDEGPPIEAETWYLVLEQFNPIFAYTNLASSVVEGTIYPFQFQYGLQSPEAYQMTPAERFPGDAPFYLQDWFGVVVMLAWLAVPVAIGYYRFKRTDL; translated from the coding sequence ATGACCTCACACATCCCTACCGTCGCTCGCAAGGAGTTCGACGACGCCGGCCGGTCGAAGCTCCTCTGGACGCTGATCGGCCTGCTCGTCGGGCTGGTCGCGATCGGCTACACCGCGATCTGGTACACGGTCGACGACGTGACCGCGGCCGAGGTGCTGAACTTCCTCGGGCTCCCGCTGCAGGTAATCATTCCGGTCGCCGCGCTGATCGCCGGCTACATGGCCGTCGTCGGCGAGCGTCGATCGGGCAGCATCAAACTCCTGCTCGGCCTGCCACCGAACCGGACCGATGTCGTGTTCGGCAAGCTACTGGGCCGCACGGCGGTCGTCGGGGTAGCGGTCGGCCTCGCGTTCCTCGCCTCGCTCGTCCTCGGTGCCGTCTTCTTCGGCTCGGTGCCGTTCGCCGACTGGCTGGGCTTTGCAGCCGTCTCAGTGCTGTTCGGGACGACCTTCGTCGGACTGGCCGTCGGCGTCTCCGCGGCCGTCTCCTCGCGGGGCAAGTCGATGGCCGTCGTCGTCGGGTGCTACATGGTGTTCGTCGCGCTCTGGGAACTGCTCACTGCCGGCCCGTACTACCTCCTCTACGACGAGGGGCCGCCGATCGAGGCCGAGACGTGGTATCTCGTCCTCGAGCAGTTCAACCCCATCTTCGCGTATACCAATCTGGCCAGCAGCGTCGTCGAAGGGACGATCTATCCCTTCCAGTTCCAGTACGGCCTGCAGTCGCCGGAGGCCTATCAGATGACGCCCGCCGAGCGGTTCCCGGGCGACGCACCGTTTTATCTGCAGGACTGGTTCGGCGTCGTCGTCATGCTGGCCTGGCTGGCCGTGCCCGTCGCGATCGGCTACTATCGGTTCAAGCGAACCGATCTCTAA
- a CDS encoding ABC transporter ATP-binding protein, with the protein MVAIETTGLTKEYGDLTAVDDLDLTVDDGEVFGFLGPNGAGKSTTINMLLDFARPTAGSATVLGYNAQAEADAISPRVGVLPEGFDVYPRLSGRRHIEFAAKTKGAADDPDEILERVGLDPADAERPAGDYSKGMRQRLATGMALVGDPDLLIMDEPSTGLDPHGIREMQDLVGREAERGTTVFFSSHILEHVEAVCDRVGVLNEGELVAVDTIAGLREEIGGGATMTLTLADRSAADARDLVRDLSGITDVTASGRTLECTVTEPAAKADVVTAVADAGVSIADVRIEEVSLESLFTALTNGDATENAAISGAIEPDATAVEPAVSR; encoded by the coding sequence ATGGTTGCCATCGAAACGACCGGTCTGACCAAGGAGTACGGCGATCTCACCGCCGTCGACGATCTGGATCTGACCGTCGACGACGGCGAGGTGTTCGGCTTCCTCGGCCCCAACGGGGCGGGGAAGTCGACGACGATCAACATGCTACTCGATTTCGCGCGGCCGACCGCGGGGTCGGCGACGGTACTCGGCTACAACGCACAGGCCGAGGCCGACGCGATCAGCCCCCGCGTCGGCGTCCTCCCCGAGGGGTTCGACGTCTACCCCCGGCTGTCCGGCCGCCGCCACATCGAGTTCGCCGCCAAGACGAAAGGGGCCGCCGACGATCCCGACGAGATCCTCGAGCGGGTCGGGCTCGATCCTGCGGACGCCGAGCGGCCGGCCGGCGACTACTCGAAGGGGATGCGCCAGCGGCTCGCGACCGGCATGGCGCTGGTCGGTGACCCCGACCTGCTGATCATGGACGAGCCCTCGACCGGGCTCGATCCCCACGGCATCCGCGAGATGCAGGACCTCGTCGGCCGCGAGGCCGAGCGCGGGACGACGGTCTTCTTTTCGAGCCACATTCTCGAACACGTCGAGGCGGTCTGTGACCGCGTCGGCGTATTGAACGAGGGCGAACTCGTCGCCGTCGACACCATCGCGGGGCTGCGCGAGGAGATCGGCGGGGGTGCGACGATGACGCTGACCCTGGCCGATCGAAGCGCGGCCGACGCCCGCGACCTCGTCCGCGACCTGTCCGGGATCACCGACGTCACCGCGTCCGGGCGTACCCTCGAGTGTACGGTCACCGAGCCGGCTGCGAAGGCCGACGTCGTGACCGCCGTCGCCGACGCGGGCGTTTCGATCGCGGACGTGCGGATCGAGGAGGTCTCCCTCGAGTCGCTGTTTACCGCCCTGACGAACGGCGACGCAACCGAGAACGCGGCGATATCGGGGGCGATCGAACCCGACGCGACCGCGGTCGAACCGGCGGTGTCTCGATGA